The Blautia obeum ATCC 29174 region CATTGCCTGTTCCTTTTCCCCGTATTTCTTTATTCTTCTGTCTTTCCTGCGGTTTCTTTTTCTTTCATTCTGGAAAAGACCATCTCATATCCGTCATTTCCGTAGTTGAGAGAACGGTTCACACGGCTGATCGTCGCGGTGGAAGCACCGGTCTTCTCTGAAATATCCAGATATGTGCGTTTGTCTGTCAGCATCTTTGCAACTTCAAAACGCTGTGACAGAGAAAGAAGTTCATTGATCGTACATACATCCTCAAAAAACGTATAGCACTCTTCCTTATTCTTCAGACAAAGGATTGCTTCAAATAGATGGTCAACCTCTTCTGTTCTGATTTTTTTACCCATAACCCTGCTCCTTTAGTTACATTCATTATATGTTCTGTTTCATATACATGGTATTTTAACACTTTAACATGTGAAAAGCAAGTGCTAATTTAGTGCATTACCAGTGATCAACATGTCACATTATCTTTCATTTTCCTTTATTTATTCCTGTTTACAGCAACTTGAATTTTGTTCTCATATCAAGTATACTTAGAACAAATGTACGTACTGAAAAGGCAACGTATTCAAGAATGCCATTTTTCAGTACATATCCAACTGATCATAGAATGGAGCATCTGCTATGGATTTATTTGAATATGCAAAATCAAAAACGCTAGACCGCGAATCTCCACTGGCTTCCCGGCTTCGTCCGACTACGCTGGATGAAGTCGTTGGGCAGGAGCACATCGTTGGCAAAGATAAATTACTGTACCGTGCGATCAAAGCTGACAAGCTGACTTCTGTTATTTTCTATGGACCTCCCGGAACCGGAAAGACTACCCTTGCCAAGGTAATCGCAAATACTACCAGTGCAAGTTTTACCCAGATCAATGCGACAGTCGCCGGTAAGAAAGACATGGAAGAAGTCGTAAAAGAGGCACAGGACCGTCTTGGCATGTATGGCAAAAAAACGATTCTTTTCATTGATGAGATTCACCGTTTCAACAAAGGCCAGCAGGATTACCTGCTTCCATTTGTGGAGGACGGTACGATCATTCTGATCGGTGCAACTACTGAAAATCCTTATTTCGAAGTAAATGGAGCTCTCCTTTCCCGCTCCATCATTTTTGAACTGAAACCTCTCAGTAATGAAAATATCCGCACGCTGATCCTCAGAGCCGTAAATGACTGCGATAAAGGCATGGGAAATTATGGCGCCGTAATTGATGACGATGCCCTGGAATTTCTGGCTGATATGGCAGGCGGTGATGCCCGCAGTGCCCTGAATGCGGTAGAACTTGGTATCCTTACTACCCCCAAAAGCGAAGATGGTTCTATTCATCTGACACTGGATGTTGCGTCTGAATGTATTCAGAAACGAGTCATCAAGTACGACAAAAAAGGCGACAATCACTACGATATCATATCCGCCTTTATCAAAAGTATGCGTGGTTCCGATCCTGATGCAGCAGTCTACTATCTTGCCAAGATGCTCTACGCCGGAGAAGATGTCAAATTCATCGCCCGACGTATCATGATCCTCGCCTCAGAGGATATCGGAAATGCAGATCCACAGGCATTGCAGGTCGCCGTTGCTGCCGCACAGGCTGTTGAACGTGTCGGCATGCCGGAATCACAGATCATCCTTTCTCAGGCAGTCACTTATATGGCATGTGCTCCAAAGAGTAATGCCGCTGTCAATGCCATTTTTGCCGCCATGGATTCTGTGAAACACACACAGACAACTGTTCCGGTTCACCTGCAGGATGCTCACTACGGCGGTCATGAAAAGCTCGGCAAGGGAATTGGATATAAATATGCTCATGACTATCCAGATCATTATGTTAATCAGCAATATCTTCCTTCTGAGATTGAAGGTTCTCATTTCTATGAACCAGGTGATCTTGGCTACGAAAAAACGATAAAAGAATATTTACAAAAGATAAAAGGGAGAACTGATTAAATCAGTTCTCCCATCAGCATTCCATAAATATCCTGTGATTTCTTAGCCCAGCTGTGGCACATCGCCTGTGCAGCTTCCCTGCTTGGTGCTGCCAGTGTCAGATCCAGCACTGTCGTATCTTTTTCAATGATCTGGCAGCGCACTGCATAATTTCCCTGTGGTGTCGTATAATAATCTGCCGGTGTCAGGATGCGTTCCTGCACCTGTCCGCCATGCGTCTGCAGATAATCTTTTACTTCGTTCTTAATCTCACCCGACAGTTCTTTTTCAAAATAAGAAAGTGTCTTTTTTCCCTCTTCCGTAATCTCATAATAGGAACTGTTGGAAATTGTTCGCTTTCTCAGAAGCTCTGTTTCTACCAGTTCAGAAAGTACTTTCTGAAGCTGAAAATAATCTGTGTAATCTCTGTCCAGTATAAATTCTGAAATCTGAGAATTTGTCAGTGTTTCTTTTGAATGTTTCGCCATATATAAAACGATCAGTTTATAAGTTGTAAATGGTTCTGCCATTTCAATCACCTCTTTCTCACACAAGTCAGGCTTCTCGCTTCTTATTGCAGCTGTTTGCCCTGCCAGCTGTTACGAACCTTCATTTCGTGATGAAGAAGATTCAGAACTTCCCGCTTCCGGCTTGCCCACAATGGTGCGATAAGCAGCTTCTCCGGTCCATCTCCCGTCATTCTGTGAATAACGATTGAAGGATCCAGATATTCCAGACAATCTATCAGTAAATTCAGATATTCTTCTCTTTCGTAGACCCGGAATTTCCCGGCCAGGTAATCCTCTGCCAGATCGGTTCCCTTCAGCACATGCAGAAGCTGCAGTTTAATTCCCTGAATATCCTGTCCATTCAGATACTGCATTGTCTCCAGAATGTCTTTTTCTGATTCTCCCGGCAGTCCCAGTATCGTATGCACGATCACCTCAATCTGGCGCTTCCGTAAATTCTGTACTGCATCTTCAAAACAGGAAAGAGGATATCCTCGTCGAATATAGGCAGCGGTACGCTCATGCATCGTCTGAAGTCCAAGTTCTACCCATACCGGTTTCCTCTGGTTCAGTTCATTCAGGAGATCCAGTACATCCTCGCCAAGACAATCCGGTCTCGTTCCGATGGATAATGCGACCACTGACGGATGCGCAAGCGCTTCTGTAAAGATTTTCCGCAGGTATTCCACCGGTGCATACGTATTGGTATATGCCTGAAAATAAGCAATATATTTATGGATCGGCCGCTTTGCAGAAAGCAATGCGATCTGACTGTCGATCTGCTCTGTTACCGACAGCTCCGCATCTGCTGCAAAATCCCCACTTCCACCGGCACTGCAGAAAATACAGCCTCTGCTGCCAAGCTTACCATCCCGGTTGGGACAGGACATTCCTCCGTTCAGAGTCACCTTATAAACTTTTTCTCCGAACCTTTCCCTAAGCATATGATCCAGCGAATGATACGGCTTTCCATTCCAGTTCTTCTGCTGTGTCACCGCATCTGTATTCATACTTCTGTGCCTTCGCTTTTCTGTTCTTCATTTTCTTCCTTCGGCATATAAAGATCAAATATTTTTACAAGGAAGAAGGAATTACAGTACGCGATCACTCCGAATCCCATGACCAGAAACAGAACAAACAACGTGGACTGTATCTGATAAGAGCCTATAAATAACAACAGCAGCGGACAAAGTCCGATCAGTACCATGACAACTGTATACGGAAGATGGCGGATTGCCATGAACAGTGCATTTTTGATCGTATTACGGATCGTATTGTAAAACCTGGCAAGAATCGGATAAACATATAAAAGCAGTACATAATATATGATCACAAATGCCATAAAGATTACATGAAAAATCTGACCGGCACTTCCAGGCATATTTTTTGCAACATTCAGATCCAGATAAAGAACCGCACCAACGGCGATCATGATCAGATTAATAATTGTCGCCTGTTTGAAATTATCTTTAAAAGATTTAAAAAAGCTCCGAACAATATAAGCTTCCTCATTCCGGACCATCTTCAGTGTCACATAATACATAGCCGTAATAGATGCTCCGGCAGTAACGATCGGAATACAGCAGACCAGACAGATAATATTCAGGATACAAAGATCTGCCACCTTATTCATAAATGTAAAAAACTTATTGTCCATACTGAAAAAACGTCCCATATGCACAGCTCCTTTGTTTTCCGGTACTGATACCCCAGTAATCCTCTGTGTGTCAGCCTCTGTCTTACAGTATAACGAAAATCCCGCGAAAAAGCAATCAAAACCCAAACGGTTGTTTTCTTATGTGTTACTATGTGCAGCATCCTGTTCTGGATTTTACGGCAGGATCAACTGGTCTACTGTCACCAGTTGATATCCCTGCGCCTTCAGATCATCAGCAACCTGCAGTGCAGCTTCGACAGAAGTATCATATTCATCATGCATCAGAATGATTGCACCATCCTCAATCTGTTCCTTCACGGTACGGACAATCTTTTCTGTGTTCTTCACTTTCCAGTCCAGTGTATCGATCGTCCAGAATACAGGAAGCATCTCCACACATAGTTCCAGATTTTTCTTCCAGGCACCAAACGGCGGGCGCAGGTACAGTGGATAAACACCTGTTGTCTCATAGATCAGATTATTTGTTTTCAGGATTTCTTCCCTTGCCTTCGTCTCATTCAGTTTATCCAGCTGTACATGATGATAAGTATGGTTTCCTACCAGATGCCCTTCTTTCTGCATCCGTTCTACAAGCTCCGGATACTGTTCAACCTTCTCTCCAAGAAGAAAAAAAGAAGCTCTGACATTCCGCTCTTTCAGACCATCCAGAAGAAGTGGTGTATATCTGATATCCGGTCCGTCGTCAAATGTCAGTGCCGCCTGCGGATGCTTCCATTCTTTCACAGCTATTTCCGTAACTGATGTTTTTTGTGCCTGGGCCTGCATGGATTGCTCCACCAGCCGCATCATCCCCGGACCTGCTATATTTTCAGCCAGGATTCTGCCTGAAATACGGTGTGAGTCCATACTTTTTACTCGCACCGCAGTTATGATCAGTACGATCACCAATATCCCAATTCCTGCTTTTCTTTTTTTCATATTCCGGTTTCAAATCCCAGACATAACTATCCTTCTGTTCAGTATATGAAAAGTGGCAGAAAAAAAGCACCGGGGCTCGTAAAAAGCCCTCAGTGCTCTGTAATGATCCTGTATTTTATTTACCAAGCATGATCTTCAGCTGTGTTTCAATTGCATCCACACATTTGTCAAATCCGAGTTTTCCACTGTTCAGACAGAGATCATAATTCGTGGCATCACTCCACTGACCACCTGCAAATTTACGATAATAATCCTGTTTACGCTTATCATCTTTGAGAAGGAATTTCTCGACATCCTCTCTTGATCCGGAGATCTTCTGAGATGCCTGCTCTACACGGAACTCCCATGGTGCATGAATGAATACACGCAATGTATTCGGTCTGTCCTTGAAAACATAATTGACACATCGTCCGACAATTACATAGGATTCTTTTTCTGCAAGATCATTAACAACTTTTGCCTGATAATTAAACAAATTTTCATCAGAAATAAAATCTTTATTTCCCGGAAGGACCAGATCCCCTTTATAAATGCTGCTCTTATTTCCGAACAGAGATGATTTGATCTTATCTCCTGCTTCAATTTTTCCAAAGAGATTTACATCAATCCCACTTTCATCAGATGCCATATGAATGATCTGTTTATCATAAAAAGAGATTCCCAGACGTTCTGCCAGCATCTTTCCTACGGTACGTCCACCGCTTCCATACTGTCTTGCAATTGTGATCACTACATGATCCATATTAATTTCCTCCCTACTCGCCCAGATATGCTTTCTGGACGGATTCATCATGAAGCAGATCATCTGCTTTTCCTTCCAGAGTGATACTTCCTGTCTCGAGAACGTATGCTCTGTCTGCGATAGAAAGTGCTTTCTTCGCATTCTGCTCAACAAGCAGAACCGTTGTTCCACTCTCACTTACTTCTTTGATAATATCAAAGATCTCATTTACAAAGATCGGTGACAGACCCATTGATGGCTCATCCATAAGGATGATCCTCGGTTTGCTCATCAGCGCACGTCCCATGGCAAGCATCTGCTGCTCCCCACCGGAAAGTGTACCCGCACGCTGGCCGGTACGCTCTTTCAGACGTGGAAATCTTTTGTATACCATCTCAAGGCTCTGAGCGATCTCATTTTTATCTTTTCTTGTATAAGCTCCCATCAGAAGGTTTTCGTATACGGACATATCTGCAAATACACGTCTTCCCTCCGGCACATGAGCCATCCCCATCTCAACGATCTTGTGGGCCGGTGTCTTTGTCAGGTCTTTTCCTTCAAAAACAATGCTTCCTGCTTTTGCCGGAATAATTCCTGTCAGAGTCTGCAGGGTAGTTGTTTTACCTGCACCATTTGCACCGATCAGAGCAATGACCTCTCCCTTCTCTACACGAAAGGAAATCCCTTTTAATGCCTGGATAACACCATAATAAACCTGGAGATCTTTTACTTCCAACATTGACATTTGATTTTCCTCCTATTCTCCCAGATATGCGGTGATAACTGTCGGATCCTTCAGGACTTTGGATGTCTCACCCTGCGCAAGCACCTGTCCGAAGTTCAGTACAGTCAGTTCTTCGCAGATACCGCCAACCAGCTTCATATCATGTTCGATCAGAAGAGTTGTCATATCAAAATGTTCCTGCACAAAACGGATAGTGTCCATCAGTTCCTGTGTTTCATTCGGATTCATACCGGCTGCCGGCTCGTCGAGAAGAAGAAGCTTCGGATCTGTTGCCAGTGCTCTGGCAATCTCAAGTTTACGCTGTTTACCATATGGAAGGTTTCCTGCAAGGGTCTGCGCTTCCTTATCAAGATCGAATACCTTCAGGATCTCCATTGCTTTTTCATTCATTTCTTTCTCGACTTTGTGATACTTCGGAAGTCTCAGAATTCCGGTCAGTGTGGAATAGGAATGGTGATTATGCAGTCCTACTTTAACGTTGTCAAGAACCGTCATTTCTTTAAACAGACGAATATTCTGGAAGGTTCGCGCTATACCTGCTTTGTTGATCTCAATCGTGCTCTTTCCTGTGATGTCCTGTCCATCCAGTTTGATAATACCCTCTGTCGGTTTGTAAACGCCTGTAAGAAGGTTAAAAATTGTTGTTTTTCCTGCACCATTCGGTCCGATCAGGCCATACAGCTGACCCTTTTCGATAGATACATTGAATCCGTCAACTGCGCGAAGACCGCCGAACTGAATAGCCAGATGATTTACCTCTAACATTGCCATAGTTAAGCTGCCTCCTTTTTCTTTGCTGTTCCTTTGAATTTTTCAACCATACGCGCTCTCCAGTTTCTTGCTGCAGGAGCCCAGTTAAAGAGCATCATAACAATCAGTACAATTGCATAGATCAGCATACGGTAATTCGCAAACCCACGAAGCAGTTCCGGAAGTGCATACAGAATAACTGTTGCAATAATGGAGCCGCGAAGATTTCCAATACCACCAAGCACAACATATACCAGAATCAGAATAGACATATTATAATCAAATCCTGAAACCTTCAGCATGGAAAGATTATGTGCATAAAGCACACCTGCCACTCCGGCAAGAGCTGCTGAAACTGTAAATGCAAGAAGTTTGAATTTTGTAACATCAATACCTACCGATTCTGCTGCAATACGGTTATCTCTTGTTGCTGTGATCGCACGTCCGCTTCTGGAATTTACCAGATTCTGTACGATAAATAATGTCAGAAGGACAAGCACAATTCCAATCGGGAAGAAATAATGCTTTACATCTTTATAAAGTGCACCTGTTCCTGAAATACCAAGTGCGCCCTTCAGGATCTGTTTACCACCTGTTCCAAGCTTGAGAGCTGCGGAACTTGTAGCTACGTGAAGGCCACTGTCATCAATTCCAACATAGAGGATATTGATCAGGTTTTTAATAATCTCACCAAAAGCCAGTGTTACAATAGCCAGATAGTCGCCACGGAGTCTGAGTACCGGAATACCGATAATGACACCAAATACAGCTGCCACCGCTGCACCAACCAGAATCGCAAGAATAAATCTCGGAACCTGCGGGATATCACTGGCAATATGAGAAAACAATGCACTGGAATATGCACCTACACACATAAAGCCTGCATGGCCAAGACTAAGCTCGCCTGAAAATCCTACGACCAGATTCAGGGAGATTGATGCAATCGTGTATACACACAATGGAACCATAAGTCCCTTCAGAAGGTTTGAAAGATTTCCTGTAGCTGAAAGTATTTCAACGATGACAAACAGGACTAATACCAGTCCATAATTGATCAGATTGTTTTTGGTTGTTTTGTTCATATTCTTCATATCGTCCACCCCTTATACTTTCTCCTGGATGTTCTTGCCGAACAATCCGGTAGGTTTTACAAGAAGTACCACGATCAGAACTGCAAAGCAGATAGCATCTGCAACCTGTGAAGAGATGTAAGCCTTGCCGAAGATCTCAATCACACCAAGGAGGATTCCACCGACCATTGCTCCTGGAATAGATCCGATACCACCAAATACAGCTGCTACGAAAGCTTTGATACCAGGCATGGCACCTGTATATGGTGTCAGAGTCGGATATGTCTGACAGAGCAGAAGACCTGCGATCGCAGCAAGTCCTGAACCAATAGCAAATGTCAGGGAAATCGTTGCATTGACATTAACTCCCATAAGCTGTGCGGCATCACGGTCTTCTGAGACTGCCAGCATTGCACGGCCAGGTTTTGTCTTTTTAACAAAAAGAGTAAGTCCTACCATGATCACAACACATGCAAGAATTGTTACAATCGTAATACCTTTGATCGTAAGTTCTCCATTAAACAGTGTAACGGATGGTACATCCACAACTGTTACGAAACTCTTTGCATCTGCACCAAAGATCAACAGTGCAAGGTTCTGCAGAAGATAACTGACACCGATCGCAGTGATCAGTACGGCCAGGTTGGAAGATGCTTTACGAAGCGGGCTGTATGCAACCTTCTCAATCACAACACCAAGAACTGTACAGAATATTACTGAAAGCCCTACGGCCAGAACCGGAGACATTCCTCCTCTTGTAACAGCGGTAAGTATCACATACGCACCTACCATGATAACGTCACCATGGGCAAAATTAAGCATTTTGGCGATACCATACACCATCGTATATCCAAGTGCGATGATCGCATAGATGCTGCCCAGGCTTATTCCATCTTTTAAATATGATAAAAAACTCATAGTGCACCTCTTTAATAATATGTCATATTAGCGCAAGAAAGGGGACGGCCCTGTGATAACAGGAAGCCGTCCCCCGTCCTCTGAATTTCAGTATCTGACTGCTTACTGCATTTCTACGTAAGCGCCGTCTTTGATCTCAAAAGCTTTTGGCTCTTTGTCACATTCACCATCTTCTGTCCATTTAGCTTTACCTGTCAGACCATCAAGCTCGATGTTCAGCATGGATGCAGACATTGCTGCGCTGATATCTTCGTTGGACATATCCGGTGTAATTCCTGCATCGTTTGCTGCAAGCTGCATAGCATAGATTACATCATATGCATCTGCTGCGAACTGGTTCGGAACTTCATCTTTGTTTGCTGCTTCATAAGCATCTACAAATGCTTTGGATTTTTCATCATCAGATGTAGCTGAGAATGGTGTCAGAAGCATAACGCCTTCTGCAAGTGAAGTATCAAAGTTTTCTACTCCAAGGATACCGTCCATACCATCTACACCGAATTTCTTCATATCATCCATTCCAGCGTCATGTGCCTGCTGAAGAATCAGAGCGTTGTCTGAATAGTAGTTAGGAAGGAACAGGAGCTCTGCTCCACTGTCTTTGATCTTTTTAAGCTGTACAGAGAAGTCTGTATTGCTGTCTGCTGTGTAAGCTTCGTCAGCTACAACTTCAAGTCCGTTATCCTCAGCTGCTGCAACAAATGCATCATTAACACCTGAGTTGTAATCTGCGGAAGAATCATAAAGAACTGCTACCTTTGTTGCCAGCTTATGTTTACCGATAAATTCAGCAGATTTTGTTCCCTGTGCCGGGTCTGTAAAGCACATACGGAATTCATTGCTTCCGGAGGTGATACAATCAACTGCTGTACCAGATGGTGTAAAGAGGAATGTGCTCTCTGCTGCTTCGGCACCAACTGCAATACATGCACCAGATGTTACTGTACCACAAAGCATCTGCATTCCTTTGTCGAGAAGGTCATTGTATGCATTGACTGCTTTTTCCGGGTCTCCCTGGTCATCTCCTGCAGCAAGAACTTCAACATTATATCCGTTGAATCCGCCGTTTGCATTTACTTCTTCAGCTGCAAGCTGTACTGCATGATATACACCAAGTCCATACTGTGCATAATCTCCTGTCATCGGTCCAATAACACCAATCTTAAATGTCTCCGCTTCATCTGCAAATACTGCTGTTGGCATCATTGCTGCTGTCATAGCTACTGCTGCTGTTACTGCAAGTACTCTCTTCATATTTTTCATAATAAGATCCTCCTATCTTATATTAGCTCTGCGTCGCTTTCACTCGCTAAAGCTTTAATGTATTTGATTATAGCATTCAGTTTCTACGATTGCAAGCAAAAATTTTAGATTTATTTAATATTTTGTATTTTTCTCAAGAACTCTTGTTGTCTTTGAGCGGACATTGAGTTCAAAAAAAGACCGTGGTTCAATATCGAACTCCACGGCCCCATAATCTTATTACTTATGCTACTGCTTTTTTAGCGATTTCAGCAAGTGCTGCAAATCCTTCTGCATCGTTTACTGCAAGTTCAGCAAGCATCTTTCTGTTGATATCGATGTTTGCAACTTTAAGTCCGTGCATCATTTTGCTGTAGGAAAGTCCGTTCATTCTTGCTGCTGCATTGATACGAGCGATCCAGAGCTGTCTGAACTGACGTTTTTTCTGTTTACGTCCTGCATAGGAGCTTGCAAGTGCTCTCATAACAGACTGTTTTGCTACTCTATACTGTTTGGAACGGGCTCCTCTGTAACCCTTTGCCAGTTTTAATGTACGGTTATGTCTTTTCTTTGCGTTTAATCCGCCTTTAATTCTTGCCATTTCTTATTTCCTCCTGTTCGTCTTCCAATATCATCTGCTGCTTATTATTATAAATAAGGCAGTGCTTTCTTAATGTTCTTAAGGTTTGTAGAATCAACAACAGTAGCTTTTCTCAGATTTCTCTTTCTCTTCTGAGATTTCTTTGTTAAGATATGGCTCTTATAAGCTTTATTTCTCATGATTTTTCCGGTTCCGGTTTTTTTGAAACGTT contains the following coding sequences:
- a CDS encoding YerC/YecD family TrpR-related protein, which encodes MGKKIRTEEVDHLFEAILCLKNKEECYTFFEDVCTINELLSLSQRFEVAKMLTDKRTYLDISEKTGASTATISRVNRSLNYGNDGYEMVFSRMKEKETAGKTEE
- a CDS encoding replication-associated recombination protein A: MDLFEYAKSKTLDRESPLASRLRPTTLDEVVGQEHIVGKDKLLYRAIKADKLTSVIFYGPPGTGKTTLAKVIANTTSASFTQINATVAGKKDMEEVVKEAQDRLGMYGKKTILFIDEIHRFNKGQQDYLLPFVEDGTIILIGATTENPYFEVNGALLSRSIIFELKPLSNENIRTLILRAVNDCDKGMGNYGAVIDDDALEFLADMAGGDARSALNAVELGILTTPKSEDGSIHLTLDVASECIQKRVIKYDKKGDNHYDIISAFIKSMRGSDPDAAVYYLAKMLYAGEDVKFIARRIMILASEDIGNADPQALQVAVAAAQAVERVGMPESQIILSQAVTYMACAPKSNAAVNAIFAAMDSVKHTQTTVPVHLQDAHYGGHEKLGKGIGYKYAHDYPDHYVNQQYLPSEIEGSHFYEPGDLGYEKTIKEYLQKIKGRTD
- a CDS encoding DUF4364 family protein gives rise to the protein MAEPFTTYKLIVLYMAKHSKETLTNSQISEFILDRDYTDYFQLQKVLSELVETELLRKRTISNSSYYEITEEGKKTLSYFEKELSGEIKNEVKDYLQTHGGQVQERILTPADYYTTPQGNYAVRCQIIEKDTTVLDLTLAAPSREAAQAMCHSWAKKSQDIYGMLMGELI
- a CDS encoding TIGR01212 family radical SAM protein (This family includes YhcC from E. coli K-12, an uncharacterized radical SAM protein.); this translates as MNTDAVTQQKNWNGKPYHSLDHMLRERFGEKVYKVTLNGGMSCPNRDGKLGSRGCIFCSAGGSGDFAADAELSVTEQIDSQIALLSAKRPIHKYIAYFQAYTNTYAPVEYLRKIFTEALAHPSVVALSIGTRPDCLGEDVLDLLNELNQRKPVWVELGLQTMHERTAAYIRRGYPLSCFEDAVQNLRKRQIEVIVHTILGLPGESEKDILETMQYLNGQDIQGIKLQLLHVLKGTDLAEDYLAGKFRVYEREEYLNLLIDCLEYLDPSIVIHRMTGDGPEKLLIAPLWASRKREVLNLLHHEMKVRNSWQGKQLQ
- a CDS encoding YesL family protein, with the translated sequence MGRFFSMDNKFFTFMNKVADLCILNIICLVCCIPIVTAGASITAMYYVTLKMVRNEEAYIVRSFFKSFKDNFKQATIINLIMIAVGAVLYLDLNVAKNMPGSAGQIFHVIFMAFVIIYYVLLLYVYPILARFYNTIRNTIKNALFMAIRHLPYTVVMVLIGLCPLLLLFIGSYQIQSTLFVLFLVMGFGVIAYCNSFFLVKIFDLYMPKEENEEQKSEGTEV
- a CDS encoding polysaccharide deacetylase family protein, which codes for MKKRKAGIGILVIVLIITAVRVKSMDSHRISGRILAENIAGPGMMRLVEQSMQAQAQKTSVTEIAVKEWKHPQAALTFDDGPDIRYTPLLLDGLKERNVRASFFLLGEKVEQYPELVERMQKEGHLVGNHTYHHVQLDKLNETKAREEILKTNNLIYETTGVYPLYLRPPFGAWKKNLELCVEMLPVFWTIDTLDWKVKNTEKIVRTVKEQIEDGAIILMHDEYDTSVEAALQVADDLKAQGYQLVTVDQLILP
- a CDS encoding AAA family ATPase, whose translation is MDHVVITIARQYGSGGRTVGKMLAERLGISFYDKQIIHMASDESGIDVNLFGKIEAGDKIKSSLFGNKSSIYKGDLVLPGNKDFISDENLFNYQAKVVNDLAEKESYVIVGRCVNYVFKDRPNTLRVFIHAPWEFRVEQASQKISGSREDVEKFLLKDDKRKQDYYRKFAGGQWSDATNYDLCLNSGKLGFDKCVDAIETQLKIMLGK
- a CDS encoding ABC transporter ATP-binding protein, with amino-acid sequence MSMLEVKDLQVYYGVIQALKGISFRVEKGEVIALIGANGAGKTTTLQTLTGIIPAKAGSIVFEGKDLTKTPAHKIVEMGMAHVPEGRRVFADMSVYENLLMGAYTRKDKNEIAQSLEMVYKRFPRLKERTGQRAGTLSGGEQQMLAMGRALMSKPRIILMDEPSMGLSPIFVNEIFDIIKEVSESGTTVLLVEQNAKKALSIADRAYVLETGSITLEGKADDLLHDESVQKAYLGE
- a CDS encoding ABC transporter ATP-binding protein produces the protein MAMLEVNHLAIQFGGLRAVDGFNVSIEKGQLYGLIGPNGAGKTTIFNLLTGVYKPTEGIIKLDGQDITGKSTIEINKAGIARTFQNIRLFKEMTVLDNVKVGLHNHHSYSTLTGILRLPKYHKVEKEMNEKAMEILKVFDLDKEAQTLAGNLPYGKQRKLEIARALATDPKLLLLDEPAAGMNPNETQELMDTIRFVQEHFDMTTLLIEHDMKLVGGICEELTVLNFGQVLAQGETSKVLKDPTVITAYLGE
- a CDS encoding branched-chain amino acid ABC transporter permease, whose amino-acid sequence is MKNMNKTTKNNLINYGLVLVLFVIVEILSATGNLSNLLKGLMVPLCVYTIASISLNLVVGFSGELSLGHAGFMCVGAYSSALFSHIASDIPQVPRFILAILVGAAVAAVFGVIIGIPVLRLRGDYLAIVTLAFGEIIKNLINILYVGIDDSGLHVATSSAALKLGTGGKQILKGALGISGTGALYKDVKHYFFPIGIVLVLLTLFIVQNLVNSRSGRAITATRDNRIAAESVGIDVTKFKLLAFTVSAALAGVAGVLYAHNLSMLKVSGFDYNMSILILVYVVLGGIGNLRGSIIATVILYALPELLRGFANYRMLIYAIVLIVMMLFNWAPAARNWRARMVEKFKGTAKKKEAA
- a CDS encoding branched-chain amino acid ABC transporter permease, with translation MSFLSYLKDGISLGSIYAIIALGYTMVYGIAKMLNFAHGDVIMVGAYVILTAVTRGGMSPVLAVGLSVIFCTVLGVVIEKVAYSPLRKASSNLAVLITAIGVSYLLQNLALLIFGADAKSFVTVVDVPSVTLFNGELTIKGITIVTILACVVIMVGLTLFVKKTKPGRAMLAVSEDRDAAQLMGVNVNATISLTFAIGSGLAAIAGLLLCQTYPTLTPYTGAMPGIKAFVAAVFGGIGSIPGAMVGGILLGVIEIFGKAYISSQVADAICFAVLIVVLLVKPTGLFGKNIQEKV
- a CDS encoding ABC transporter substrate-binding protein gives rise to the protein MKNMKRVLAVTAAVAMTAAMMPTAVFADEAETFKIGVIGPMTGDYAQYGLGVYHAVQLAAEEVNANGGFNGYNVEVLAAGDDQGDPEKAVNAYNDLLDKGMQMLCGTVTSGACIAVGAEAAESTFLFTPSGTAVDCITSGSNEFRMCFTDPAQGTKSAEFIGKHKLATKVAVLYDSSADYNSGVNDAFVAAAEDNGLEVVADEAYTADSNTDFSVQLKKIKDSGAELLFLPNYYSDNALILQQAHDAGMDDMKKFGVDGMDGILGVENFDTSLAEGVMLLTPFSATSDDEKSKAFVDAYEAANKDEVPNQFAADAYDVIYAMQLAANDAGITPDMSNEDISAAMSASMLNIELDGLTGKAKWTEDGECDKEPKAFEIKDGAYVEMQ
- the rplT gene encoding 50S ribosomal protein L20: MARIKGGLNAKKRHNRTLKLAKGYRGARSKQYRVAKQSVMRALASSYAGRKQKKRQFRQLWIARINAAARMNGLSYSKMMHGLKVANIDINRKMLAELAVNDAEGFAALAEIAKKAVA
- the rpmI gene encoding 50S ribosomal protein L35 — encoded protein: MPKIKTCRAAAKRFKKTGTGKIMRNKAYKSHILTKKSQKRKRNLRKATVVDSTNLKNIKKALPYL